atggacatctacgttctttccatagtttggctattgtggacattgctgctataaacattcaggtgcacatgtccctttggatcactacatttgtatctttaggataaatacccagtaatgtgattgctgagttgtagggtagctctattttcaactttttgaggaacctccatgctgttttccagagcggtgcaccaattgcattcccaccaacagtataggagggttcccctttctctgcatcttcgctgacacctgtcgtttcctgatttgttaattttagccattctgactggtgtgaggtggtatctcactgtggttttgatttgtatttccatgatgcccactgatgttgagcacttttttgtttatctgttggccatttggatgttgtctttacagaaatgtctgttcttgtcttctgcccatttcttgattggattatttgttctttgggtgttgagtttgttaagttctttctagatttttggatactaacccttaatctgctatgtcatttgaaaatatcatctcccattcagtcaattgtcttttggttttgttgactctttcttttgctgtacaaaagcttttgatcttgataaagtcccaatagttcattgttgcccttgcttcccttgcctttgacgatgtttctctaggaagaagttgctgtgactgaggtcaaagaggttgctgcctgtgttctcctcaaggattttgatggattcctgtctcacattgagatccttcgtttatttttgtgtgtgtggtgtaaggaaatggtccttcTGAATGTGTCTTCTgaatgtgtctgtccaattttcccagcagcatttgttgaagagactgtcatttttccattggacattctttcctgctttgtcgaagattagttgatcatagagttgagggtccatttctggactctctattctgttccattgatctgtgtgcctgtttttgtgccagtaccttactgtcttcataatgacagctttgtaatagatcttgaagtctggaattgtgatgccgccaactttggttttcttttcaacattcctctggctactcggtgtttctggttccatataaattttaggattatttgtttcatttctttgaaaaaagttgatggtattttgatagggattgcattaaatgtgtagattgctttaggtagcatagacattttcacaatatttgttcttccaatccatgagcatggaacatttttccatttcattgtatcttcctcagtttctttcatgaatactttatagttttctgagtacagttatagataacactttaaaaatgtcttaatgTGCTAGATAACACAGAAAAACGTATTGCCCCATGGTGTATCCAAACCCGACACTCCTGAGAACCACCTGTGTCAGGCAGCAGAGCATTTTCAGTCAGCGGGTGCCCTCCCTGCACTGCTTGCCCCACCCCCTCAATGTCGGAAGTGATCCCGACTTTTCTGTTACTTACTTCTGGCTTTTCCCCTTAGTTTCACCACCTAAATTCACATCTTGCATGGTTCAGTTTTGCCTGCCTTTCCAGCTTTCCAGAAGTGGAATCATGGAGCATGTCTCCTTTGGGTCTTGCTTCATTGATTCTGCATCACAGATGTTGTCCACAGCTTTCGTCAGGAGTGAAGGCAGAGTGGGAATGCACAGCTTTTTGATAACTGACTCTGGTGACCCTGTGAAGTTACAGATTTTAGGTTATTAATTGAATTCTTTGAGGAACCTTAAGAGTCCCAATGAGGCAGATGAAGTGTTTATTCTCTAAGAACCCTTGCAGTTGGTACCCTGCCTTCCTGAGATGAAtgagcaccatgctgtcttgtgcCATTCCAGAAGAAATACTTGTGTTGGCTGCATTTCTAGGGACGCACCAGAGCTCAAGGCAGTAAGCCAGTCCTGCCCACCCAGAAGTGCCTCTCTCACGGGCAGGGCTTGAAGTATTTCAAGCTGGTGGAGTGGATTTCCTGGAGTTAGTCTTAGAATTaaaatagtgtcttttttttgaagatttatgtatttattggagagagagtacGCACAAGTGTGCACGTGTGGGGGCAGACggaaagaatcttgagcagacgccccgctgatcatggagcccaactcagggctcaatcccacaaccccaagatcatgactggagctgaaatcaagagttggatgcttaaccgactgagccaccagggagCCCCTAGACATAAGCCTTTTGTTGGTGTTTCTAGATGCATATTCTAGCTTTCTATGGGTCTGAtataattttgcttatttatccTCACTCAGTATTTTACTGTCTCTTTTCCGGATGTCTCTATGTATATGTTCATatactgtctttttcctttttcacacaCCTTCATGTACACTAGTCCTTTTGAGGTTGTAGAGGCGATCGGTGCTGTGATTTCTACCCTTGCCGTCAGTTTCAGTACGCCTGGATTTGAGAAGGCATTAAGGCTGAGTGGGTgggtagagagagaaaagaacagaacattCCGGTTGGATAGGTCTCTGGTCTGTGCTTAGTGACCGACCAGGAGGCCTGATGAGTGGGAGCTGTCCAGGAAGTGGATCTGCAGTAACCTGcccagcccctgggccccttctgTGAAGGCGGCGAGGACTGGGAATGGTTACAGCGATAGAGCACCTTCTTGGTCTGTGACTCCACTCCTGGAGATAGATGTTCATGtcacaggagaaaaagaagccaGCTTTGTAAGATTATGGGCAAGACACAGTCACATTTTGTGACCATATGGGCACATGTTTCATGAACAGGATCAGGAATGAAGAAAACATTCAGGGCACATGAAAGGAAAAGGCACAGAAGAGTtgatgtctgtgtctgtgtattctttttgtgtgtgtctaaGAGTGGATATATAGAAACTGGCTTATGATAACAGTTCTGAAATACATGCATTCATATATAAtgaactctgttttttttttttttaagattttatttatttgacagagagagggagagcacaagtagacggGATgataggtagagggagagggagaagcaggctccctgctaagcagagagcccaattcggggcttgatcccagggtactgggctcatgacctcagctgaaggcagatgcccaactggctgagccccccaggtgtcccagtaaactgtattttaaaaaaccctgtcTACATGTTTTGGTTGTCACTAGAGATTCTATTTATCGATTAGCTTCCTTTTCCCAGCAGGAATGTCTTGCAACTGGTACCCATTATGCATTTTTGTATAATATGATGTCAATTAGAAAATTAGCTGAAGTTACAAAAAGGAAGGCAATATGTATTCACAAGCCAACTACTcataatttcatatatttcaagTTGAGCTGCCCACCGCCTCTGCCCCATTATGTAGAACAACCCACAGCAAAGTCGATCCCTGTGGGGTTCTACCTCTCTACCTGCTCTACCTCTCAGTTCTACATGCTCTACTTCTCAGCGCTGCCGTGACAGACTTCTGCTGCCGTGCTTGGGGATGTGCTCAGAAATTCAGATCCAATTTGATATTTTCCAAATCAAAACACAACTTAAGATAAATCTGTTACACAAAAAGTCACATACATCAAGGGCAAATGCAGATGGTGTGGCCATAGCCGCCTACTGCTGCCCTCTTCGTTCGTACGGATTCCTGGGGACTGACCGGGCCCGTGGAATCACCCCTCAGTCTGGGCCAAAGCCAGTGACAGCACCTGAGGGCCAGCAGTGAGTGCTGTTGACTCTGTTATGCTCCCTGTTCACTACGGAGAGGGAGTTGACAGGAGCTGGAGCAGGGGAACTGGGAGTGAGCCTCACACAGGCCGTTCTTCGTGCACATGGTGGGTGTGTTTACTTCTCTTGGCTGGGAGCTAGTCTTGGCGGTCAGGTGTCCTTTGCTTCATTCTTCCTTAAGTGCATTTATCCTTCAGATTTTCCTTTTGTGTACTCCAAGATACTACTGAGGGCATTTAGATAACTGGTGTTTATACTGTTGATAATCTGAATTAATCATTCTGTATTGAATGGAATCTGACTGCAGGTGTATCTGTTTCTGATAGATGACccgttttatttgttttattttcaaagaggTCAGAATTTGTTACCAGTCTCAGACTCTGTATCTAGTCATACTGGTGGTGCTCTAAATGCGTTTACACCAGTAGGAATCTTAATTCCTTCTTTACTGTCCTATTTGTGGATTGAGAAAGCTAAGCATGTAGATAGCACTTTCCTGTCCTGGGGCTCTAACCTTTAAACCTATTGCTTCTAACCACTTGGAGCTCAGAAAATACCATGAAGCACATTTCAGTGAACTGTTGACTATATTagaatctcttttttcctttgcagacCCTTCATGTGGcctttttaaatatgtgtttcAGACAGAGTGAATGTAGAAGCTGAAAATGCCTGGAAGATTGCTGGTTTCTGTTACTACCTGTCCAGCCTCTTTGCATCAGTGCCTGATTTGGATGATGTGACATTCCGAGGGACGCCTTCATCGACGTCGCTCTTCCGCGAGCTGCCTCTGGCGGGAGGTGGTAGACACGATTCAAGATGGCCGGTCAGTCGCCAGACGAGGCGGGAGAGGCTCAGGTCTCTGACGAGCTCGAGTGTAAGATCTGTTATAATCGGTACAATCTGAAGCAGAGGAAACCCAAAGTGCTGGAGTGTTGTCACAGGGTTTGTGCCAAATGCCTCTACAAGATCATCGACTTTGGGGACTCACCGCAAGGCGTCATCGTCTGTCCTTTCTGCAGGTTTGAGACCTGCCTGCCAGATGATGAAGTCAGTAGCCTGCCCGATGACAACAACATCCTGGTAAACTTGACTTGTGGAGGCAAAGGCAAGAAGTGCCTGCCAGAAAACCCCACCGAGCTGCTGCTGACCCCCAAGAGGCTGGCGTCCCTGGTCAGTCCCTCTCACACTTCCTCCAACTGCCTGGTCATAACCATCatggaggtgcagagagagagctcCCCGTCTCTGAGCTCCACTCCCGTGGTAGAGTTTTATAGGCCTGCGAGTTTCGACTCTGTCACCACCGTGTCGCACAACTGGACGGTGTGGAACTGTACGTCCCTGCTCTTTCAGACGTCTATCCGGGTGTTGGTTTGGCTGCTGGGCTTGCTCTACTTCAGCTCCTTGCCCTTAGGGATCTACCTACTGGTGTCTAAGAAAGTCACTCTTGGGGTTGTCTTTGTCAGCCTCGTCCCTTCAAGCCTTGTCATTCTCATGGTGTATGGTTTTTGCCAGTGTGTTTGTCACGAATTTCTAGACTGTATGGCACCTTCTTCTTAATTAATATGCAGACTAAGAAATTTGACACACATTGCCACCTTTGAAGCTAggtaatttatcatttatttattttatattctcagtGATTCGTGTCCATGACATTAACAAAGCCATTGGCTCAATGTTTGTGGTCTGTTTTCCATCAAAAAGCTGACTCTGTTGGTTTTCCTATATGCTGGACATAGAAAGTGCTCATTTCTTCTTAGGTGTTAGCCAAGATGCAAGCATGTATAAGCTAAGCCTTCACAGAGCACTTCTTGTGAGCCTGCCCACAGAAAGGGCAGGAGTTCGCTCACCCCTGCTGGAAGGCACCAGCAGGGAGGGGTGTTAGACTGTAGGAAGGGTCTTTGCAAAAGGTTAGGGATGAACCTGTTCCTCTAATCCTTAATAATCTATGATGGTGGGTGGACACAAGAGGAGAGCTTTCCAAGACACATCTACTTGAAAAGTGTGACCTGCCCCTCCCACACACCCCTCCCACACTGCTCCTGCACCCCCTCCCATATACCCTCGAATCCCCTCCTGCACCCCTCTCTGCCCCCACACAGCTTCCGAACCCCCATACTCCTTCATATCCCCTCCTGCACCCTTCCCCCCGCACCCCCACACTCCTCCCGCACCCCTTTCCCATACCCCCTTGTATCCCCTCCTGCACCCTCCTCCACgcaccccctcccacacccctcccacAACCCGCCCCCCGCACCCTGTTGTTGGCTCCCCCAGAATCCTCTCCAGGAGCTCTCTTGCCAGTCAGCGCGCTGTCTGTGACCCCAGTGACGCGCTCCTTCCTTCTGCGCATGGTTCATCGCCAAAAGGAAACTCGGCCTCATGCCCTTGGCAAAATACCCATTTTGCCAGATTTCTAAAGAGAATTAAACATATTGCGGAATTTGTATTTAAAGCAGACTCATGACTGAATATGGCCGCCTGTCTTTAAAGACCCTTTCGTCCATATTTGttgtcttctctcctccctcctctctgaaaTTCTCACAGAGCAGTTACAGTTCACGGGCGTCTTCATGTGGGTCCTGCCCTCGAACGGTGTCGCTGAGTTTTGTTCACCACCTTGTTCGGCCACCCCACCCCTTACCCTGGGTGACGTTCTACTTCAGTTAGTTGTTCGAAGCATGAGGATTTTTCCCCCCGTTGTATTTCGGATTCTTCTAGGGACTTATTTAACTTAATCCTATAACAGTCTGGGGGTAAGTTGTGGCAGTGGAAACCCAGAAACAATTCCTGAGCTCCCAGGTTGAAGTGCTGGGAATGCCAGTCTTCTTGCTGTTCTGGGCTCAATTGTACCAGAACAAAACGGTTTGGGCTTCTGTGCACAATGGGGTTGCATTTGGCCAGAGTGACGGGGAAGGAACACACAGAGCCGACTTGCTGCTTGAGAGGACCCTCCGGGCAGTCAGACGGAGGCGGCAGGGCGTCCCTTGACCTGTTGATCTTCCTCTTAAAGCCCATTTTAGCATGGATTCACGTTCTTACATAATTCATTTCAGATAAAAACACAAGCTGTGTGACTTGAGTTAATGAACTCCTTCCTTTTCGTGATGTCGGGGAAGttgaatgtatatatttatgagaaGAAACTCTTTAGCAGATTTTAGGTTTGAGGGAATAGAAAGTCCACAgaaactgcccccccccccgaaaaaaaGGGTTTTCAGTTTCTAAAACCCATTACTGAGgattaacattaaaatatttataactctTAGAAAAGGGCTTTCCTAAGATGACTTCCACCTGTTTGTGGGAAACATTTGTTGTGTGACACTGTTGTAGTGGACCAGTCTGATCTCTCTTTTCAGGAAGAATTGACCCTTACTTTTAGAATAGTAGTTTGATTTTAACCATATAACTCCTGTCTTTGAGAATACGTACCCCTAAGGGTGAGTATGATGGAAAACCATACCTGAAGTGTGGCCCAATGAATTTAATCCTCGAGTTATAGCTgaatacatttataatttcataaaatctagATTAGAAAGCATTGTGAATGCAGTTTCCAAAAATCCATTTGTAGTTAGAGTAAATACAATGTTTAGGAGGTGTTTCAtggtttgatttatatatttataaggtttttaaaaaaaatgttcattttgtcTGACATGTACATCAAATAAATGAGTTATGATGAGATTTCTAGAAAGCTCTGGATGTGGGTACTGTGTATTTTGCTTCTTCGTATAATGTCTGCAGTGCTAAATTTGTCTCTCTTTGTATATTGtgctagccttttttttttcaattgtcagtaaattaatttggttttaaagaattttaagtgtAAGCCAACAGAAAATTCTTTATGCTGTTGAATGAAAACAGGACAATGCTTCAATATTTTATTCACTGTGATAATATTTTGTTTGtccattaaattattatttcGACACTAGAAGTTTGACTTCCCTGACTCATGATTGAGATTCAGTTATTACTTCGGATCTCTGTTAACGTTGGGTAATTACGAACTGGAGCTTTCAGAAACACTGATGAAGCTAGTGCCTCTGTCATACACATGAAGATTCCAGAACTTTCCGACAAAGTTGATCTAACTGGTCCCACcagtttgtttttgaaaaacaaaacaaagcaaaacaaaaacgaagcaaccaaaaacaaaacaagggaggGAATTTGGGAAGACAAAACTAAACCATTGTCTATCATTATAAGtaaattttttggttttaatttgtttgaTTTATGTTGCAGAATCTGACTAGCCATTCAGCGAAACAGTGTCCCTTTTAGTTGGGCAATCACTAGCCTTCTGTGAACTGGGCAAATTTTTGTGATTACCTGATCTTTAAATATGACCATTGTTAGGCAAAGTAGACATTGTTGACAGTATGTAGCGGTTACATGTTTATGATAATTAGTGAATTGGCACCACATGTTAACCAAGAGAAATAGTAATCATTTCATTCACTATCATTCACCTTTGCATAAATGAGCAAGGAATGTGGTTAAGGAAAGGCATTACCTGCACTAGTCAGTCGTAACTTGGATGAGTCCTGCTTACCTGCTGAGAGACCCACAAATGATGAGCCTGTGTTAGGTTGTAAATAGACACCCTGACTTCCAAGAAATGTTCTCATATGTCATCCAGGTAGATGCAGATGCCAAGGGAATCCTATAGTGCTAGAGAGACTGGAGCATAGTATAAGGACCGTCTCTGTGAGTCCTGGAGCATAGAAGGTGTGAAAAAGAGTTAGCCTGAGTGGAATGAGGGAGAACTACAGTTTTCTGTGTTTCTACatcttttgtggtttttcttttttcactcttcTTAGCAAAAAGCAAATACCTGCCTTAATTCTTTAGAAACACCACGGAAACACCACATATTATTCCAGAACTTTCTTTAAAACCAATGGGAGGCTTGGTTACAGGTAAGCTCTCTGAAGAAGTTTCACCACGGCTCTTGAGGCTTGAGTCGTGTGTATTTTCCACATTCTGCCCATTAGATGTTTACTTCTCGGCCTCTTAATGATTTATGAGTTTTTACTCTTCTGTGGGGAGCTAGAGGCTTAGTATTGGGTCTACCCTTACAGGTTTACTTTTGTGTAAaagatttttgggaaaaaaaaaaaagtatgtggatAGCTGGATGTCGAAGTTTGTATAAATTCCAAGTGAGTCCTAGAGGCAATACAGGTGCAACTCAGTTGCTTATGACATGTAAATTTGTGGTACAATCCAAATCTCAGATATTCTCAGTACACAGATATTTATGGTTTCTGACAAGAAGGGGCTTTAaatttaggaattaaaaaaaaaatagaagttaaattATGCCCTGCCCATTTTGTATGCTAAGTAGGGCTATGTGGTAATGTATTCTTAAAAGTGGTCAAAGCTTGATTTAATGAAAACATTCACTTACCTGGAACAATCACACGACaagcgtttttttttttgttttttttttttaaagatttttatttattcatttaatagagagagatcacaagtaggcagagagagagaggaagggaagcaggctccttgctgagcagagagcccgatgtgggactcgatcccaggaccctgagatcatgacctgagccgaaggcagtggcttaacccactgagccacccaggcgcccacaacaAGCGTTTTTAATCAGCCAGCAGCTTATTGGATTTGCACCatattaacattttccttttaaaccGAGATGGTGAGAATTTGATAAGAGAGAAGAACATGCGGAGACTTAGGTCATTTCAGATCTTGGTTTTCCCATGAAGTTCAGAGCTTTAGGtaagaaagtttttgttttttgtttttgtaagtgtTCAGACCCATTTACTTCAGATCAGTGGTCTGACCAAGACACCTGTGTCTGAGCATCTTTGGTGTGCCAATATCAAACCGGAAGTGAAGGAAGTAGAGAAATGACGAGCGGGACAGAGTGGAGGGTCAAGGTTGAGCTCTGTGAAGTTCTAACTTCACGGTAGAGGAGCCGACAAAGGGACTGCTTTGGTGCAGCCCGAGCCCTGAGGAAGAGAGCAGCAGCCACTGGAGGATTGTGTGCTCACAGGGGCCAAGAGCTAGGAGGTGGAATTAGCATGACTAGACGAACACAGATGGAAGCAGATGAagattattttattgaaaaaagtcTTGTTAAGCTTTTCTCATGAAGAAAAAGTTCAGAGAATCACGTAATTATCACTGGTACACTCACCTCTGAGAGTCGGTCACTTAACCTTTTGCCATATTTGTTTATTCTCTCCCCCCCCAAAATAAGAGACTTTCTCTAATTTGACTAAAATATCATTATTGCATCTAAGACAAAAATACTTCTCTAATTGCTTAATATGCAGTCTCATTAAATTTTTCTAGTCCCAAAATATCTTTTATAGCTCCAAGCAAAAAACATAAGCCAGGCGCTAATCAAGATTCACATGTTGCACTTggttattatgtattttattctcttttatgtcGGAACAGTCACTCCACTTTGTGTTCCCTGTGACGGGGAACAGTCAGTCACCCCACTTTGTTTTCCCCATGACATTGACAGCTTGAAGAAAGGAGGCCCATTATCTTGTACAATAGCCCACattctggatgtctgtttcctcgTGGCGGTGAGGAGATGGTCAGAGATTCTTCTTCTATCACTTGTTTTTCCTGCAAACTGGAAGTTAGGTAGAAAATTTTGATTGCATTCAGATTTGGGGCAAGAATTTTTCTTAGAGGGTGCTGTGTACTTGGTGTTGCATCACATCAGGAGGCATGATTGAAAGTTCACTCCACCATCCAAAGTGCTGTCTGATCAGTCAGTTTTAAGGGGGGTGACATCGAGGACTCTCATTTCCCCAGTCATCTGTGGGGGGATACTTCTTCATCATGCAAATATCATCTTCCTTAACAATTTCAATCTGATGGTCTTAGCATCCAGTGATGATCCTTGCTTGGATTGGTTATTTCATTTCCCAAAGATTTGGAATGTGTTATCCGTGAAAGCTAACTTCTCTGTCACTGGAGGATTCCAAGAGGGGGTGGTCCAGTTGTCTGTTGGCAGGTATGTTGGGGAGGAGGTAGACTTGTAGGAGCCTATACCTGTTTAAAGCCCCAGTGAATCTTAAGGTTGGAATGCATCATTagagtcattcatttattgaaggaATAAGCTGAAATGGCTAACAATCTTTTATCTCCTGAGATAATTTCTGTAatctcagagaaggaagaaacctGAAACTTATGTGAAATAACATCTTGTAAAACTTGTAAATAATGTGCTTGACTAGCCTCAAACCTTCAAAATACCACCTAGTTATTTAACTACTCATCTGGAACACATTGTGGCTCTCTGGCTTAAGTTACTTAACCAACTCTCTGGTTATCTTTCAATCATGTTGGGACTACTTACCATTTTCCTTAAGACTCCATAGTCCTTTGCCTCAGTCTTCGTCAGATCGTCTTGACCGCTCAACTTCAGATAGCTCAATCTTCTTGTTTTTCTAAGAATGAGAGCTCTCCTCAGTTTATCTTCGAAGTCATTCTGTTTGGCCAGAATGCCTCTTGTTTATTGTCTGACCATTTTCTCCCTTCTAAAATCCTTTCCAGGCAAAGGATTACTTCCATAAAGTTCAGTATATTTTCCTAGCCATGATACTATTTTGGAACTTTTCTACAGGCATCCTCCCATTTTCAGATGTTTCTGTCCCTTGAGTGGCCAGTGGAATACACACAGAGCTTCTGTCAGCTCACATAATAAAATCTGTAGTCTTTAGATATATTTGTAAAGCTTCTAATAAGTGTTATTCTTAAGTAAAATGTGTGCTGCATGATTCTAAACTTAACATCTCCCCTTAATTCTTGCCAATACAATTCCAATTTGGTTGAGCCCATCATGAATTACACATTAATAAATGTATACTGGACTACAGTAAGGTGATTCCGAGAGCCGGCTTCATCTCGAATTCCTTCTTGATAGTTTAGAGTAAATGAAGATTTTTATTGTTCCACATCCATAGATAAGAAAACTTACCTCCTAACATGGAATTTTAATTAGATTAAAATGACACTTAAGCTATGAAGTGTTATTCTTAATGCTAAATAATATCTCTACTCAACCAGTGAATATCTGTTTTtgttatgtcctgagccaaaacctcTGGCActcttccttctctattttctttaatttctttaatgccACCTATGAAAGAGCCTAGTGTTTCTCACTGTCATCCTCCTTCACACCTCCTgcatgtagacacacacacacacacccctctcaaGTCTTCACATTGTATGAAACAGATTTGTGAAGGAGAAGCGTATTAGTCTTTTGCCTGTCAGTAATTATCCATTTAAgaactatttcaaaatatttttgtgacCTCTACCCAACTACATTTCTGACTTCTCGTAGAATAATGGATTCAGCTGCTTGTCTTGGAGGTAATTGTTTCCTCCTTTACAGTGTTCACCATTACTAAGCATCAGAGATTATCCTGAGATACATGATGGACTGAATGTTGACACTGCTTCCATTTGGTGTGATTTTTTCAAGATGTTCCAGCTAGCATGACATATTTCTGTTGTTAAATTTGTTGTTATTATAAGTTTTATCTTTggttagagtttttaaaattatagaactaTTTCCAGCCTATAATGTGGCAAACTCTAACCACCAGTGCAAAGGGAGCAAAATGTACCATAATTCTGTGGACTTTTTCTTGCTGTTGGAGTGGAGGGTAGAGTGAAATGGCACCAGAAGGCCAAGAATACTAACTTCTGTTCTTGGAGCCAAGGAGGAAGACTACACTGCCAATTACTTAGTCCTCTTCCTTACCTAATAGCTTTGTATTCCAAGGGGGAGCTTTGTCAGATAATTGGATCAAACACTAAGATTCATTATTGAGCCCATATCCTTCACTATTTGTTATGCATAGAATACAAATCTTCCCTGACTCTTTGATAGAGCCAAGGCATGTCATGCTTCAGTGAAAAAACATAAAGACAATCGCGGTGTTTGGAAAGAGAATCCTATGAAAGCAGCTGATTGCAAAATACATGACGTGGGACACGTCCGAGTAGATGGCTGGAGAAGAGAGGGCTTCATGGCTGTGTGTGTTTCAGTAGCTGTGTGTACCCGATCTTCCTTTTAAAGATGCTCACTTGGCATCAGCCCAGGAAAGCACTGGAAAGACAGTCGGTTAAAGAAGCCTGCTTAGTGGTTTAATCCAGTGTTTTTTCAAACTTAAGAAACCATCAAACTTTTCCTCAAACATCGATTAATATTTCATGGAATTAGTGTTCTGTGGGGGCACATCATAGGAAA
This genomic interval from Neovison vison isolate M4711 chromosome 1, ASM_NN_V1, whole genome shotgun sequence contains the following:
- the RNF182 gene encoding E3 ubiquitin-protein ligase RNF182 is translated as MAGQSPDEAGEAQVSDELECKICYNRYNLKQRKPKVLECCHRVCAKCLYKIIDFGDSPQGVIVCPFCRFETCLPDDEVSSLPDDNNILVNLTCGGKGKKCLPENPTELLLTPKRLASLVSPSHTSSNCLVITIMEVQRESSPSLSSTPVVEFYRPASFDSVTTVSHNWTVWNCTSLLFQTSIRVLVWLLGLLYFSSLPLGIYLLVSKKVTLGVVFVSLVPSSLVILMVYGFCQCVCHEFLDCMAPSS